A DNA window from Candidatus Latescibacterota bacterium contains the following coding sequences:
- the mdh gene encoding malate dehydrogenase — protein MKKVSIIGAGHVGATCAYYVAEKNIADIVLVDVVEGMPQAKGLDFCQAAPLRQYGVTVTGTNDYAQVAGSDVVVITAGVPRKPGMDRMDLLKINTEIVKTAARNVAEYAPNSTIIVVSNPLDIMCMVALDASGFALKRVFGMAGILDSTRFRWFVAEKLGVSVLNVQAMVLGGHGDTMVPLPRFTTVNGIPITELMSAADIEALSDRTRNGGAEIVKYLKTGSAFYAPAASAAEMVEAVLTDEKRIQPCAAYLRGEYGHEAIYLGVPVLIGANGAERIIELDLSVEEKAMLDSSAEAVHEGLKALRSFYTMA, from the coding sequence ATGAAGAAGGTCAGCATCATCGGCGCCGGGCACGTGGGGGCCACCTGCGCCTACTACGTGGCCGAGAAGAACATCGCCGACATCGTGCTGGTGGACGTCGTCGAGGGCATGCCCCAGGCCAAGGGTCTGGACTTCTGCCAGGCGGCGCCGCTGCGGCAGTACGGCGTCACGGTGACGGGCACCAACGACTACGCCCAGGTGGCCGGCAGCGACGTGGTGGTGATCACCGCGGGCGTGCCGCGCAAGCCCGGCATGGACCGCATGGACCTGCTCAAGATCAACACCGAGATCGTGAAGACGGCCGCCCGCAACGTGGCGGAGTACGCGCCGAACAGCACGATCATCGTGGTGAGCAACCCGCTGGACATCATGTGCATGGTGGCCCTGGACGCCAGCGGCTTCGCCCTGAAGCGCGTCTTCGGCATGGCGGGCATCCTGGACAGCACCCGCTTCCGCTGGTTCGTGGCCGAGAAGCTGGGCGTGTCCGTGCTCAACGTGCAGGCGATGGTCCTGGGCGGCCACGGCGACACCATGGTGCCGCTGCCGCGCTTCACCACGGTGAACGGCATCCCCATCACCGAGCTGATGAGCGCCGCGGACATCGAGGCGCTCAGCGATCGCACGCGCAACGGTGGCGCGGAAATCGTGAAGTATCTCAAGACGGGTTCGGCCTTCTACGCTCCCGCGGCCAGCGCGGCCGAGATGGTGGAAGCCGTGCTCACCGACGAGAAGCGGATCCAGCCCTGCGCCGCCTACCTGCGCGGCGAGTACGGCCACGAAGCCATCTACCTGGGCGTGCCGGTGCTGATCGGGGCGAACGGGGCGGAGCGGATCATCGAGTTGGACCTCTCCGTGGAGGAAAAGGCCATGCTGGACAGCAGCGCGGAGGCCGTCCACGAGGGGTTGAAGGCGCTGCGGAGCTTCTACACGATGGCCTGA
- a CDS encoding malate dehydrogenase has product MKKVSIVGSGNVGVNSAFYIAESAAANVVLVDVQEGISAGKALDLMEAAPIRRYRTMIEGSDDIAAIAGSDVVVLAAGLIRAPGRDRSEHFQENAATARAISADIARHAPDAAVIVATEPVDAMVQVVVEATGFDRLRVMGVGGILDSMRMASFIADALSVSPRDINTLVIGSHTSRMVPLPFYARVNGVEIGQLMDAQTVGRIVDDTRRAGDVIVDLAKRANAYYAPSAAIATLAEAICLDLHLVRSVSVLLKGEYGIEDVALSVPCKLGAGGVQQIITLDLNEEDRQAFAASAGPVRALFATGDERTGTR; this is encoded by the coding sequence ATGAAGAAGGTGAGCATCGTCGGCAGCGGCAACGTGGGCGTGAACAGCGCGTTCTACATCGCCGAATCCGCCGCCGCCAACGTGGTCCTGGTGGACGTCCAGGAGGGCATCTCGGCCGGCAAGGCGCTGGACCTCATGGAGGCCGCCCCCATCCGCCGCTACCGGACAATGATCGAGGGCAGCGACGACATCGCCGCCATCGCGGGCAGCGACGTGGTCGTCCTCGCCGCCGGCCTCATCCGGGCCCCGGGGCGCGACCGCAGCGAACACTTCCAGGAGAACGCCGCCACCGCGCGGGCGATCAGCGCGGACATCGCGCGGCACGCCCCTGACGCGGCGGTCATCGTGGCCACCGAGCCGGTGGACGCCATGGTGCAGGTGGTGGTCGAGGCCACGGGCTTCGACCGCCTGCGCGTCATGGGCGTGGGCGGCATCCTGGACAGCATGCGCATGGCGTCGTTCATCGCCGATGCGCTGAGCGTGAGCCCGCGGGACATCAACACGCTGGTCATCGGCAGCCACACCAGCCGCATGGTGCCGCTGCCCTTTTACGCCCGGGTGAACGGCGTGGAGATCGGCCAGCTCATGGACGCCCAGACGGTGGGCCGCATCGTGGACGACACGCGCCGCGCCGGCGACGTGATCGTCGACCTCGCCAAGCGCGCCAACGCCTACTACGCGCCCAGCGCGGCGATCGCCACGCTCGCCGAGGCCATCTGCCTGGACCTCCACCTGGTGCGCTCGGTGAGCGTGCTGCTCAAGGGCGAGTACGGCATCGAGGACGTGGCGCTCAGCGTGCCCTGCAAGCTGGGCGCGGGCGGCGTACAGCAGATCATCACCCTGGATCTCAACGAGGAAGACCGCCAGGCCTTCGCGGCCTCGGCCGGCCCGGTGCGTGCGCTCTTCGCGACCGGCGACGAAAGGACGGGAACCCGATGA
- the cysK gene encoding cysteine synthase A, with protein MSRIHASIVDTIGGTPLVRLGHLDAGLPGRVVAKLESFNPMSSVKDRIGANMLLAAEAAGLIKPGDTLVEPTSGNTGIALAMVAAAKGYRLVLTMPDSMSLERRKLLRAFGARLVLTPGSGGMKGAIAESQRLLEANPGWFQPSQFSNPANPEIHRRTTAEEIWRDTEGAVDVLVAGVGTGGTITGVAEILKGRRPGFRAVAVEPDESPVLSGGAPGPHPIMGIGAGFVPEVLRTDLVDEILRVTGDQARALARRLAREEGILAGISSGAAAHAALAVAARRESKDKLIVVVLPDTGERYLSTTLFADSEADDALAGSLPA; from the coding sequence ATGAGCAGGATTCACGCGAGCATCGTCGACACCATCGGCGGCACGCCGCTCGTCCGGCTGGGCCACCTGGACGCGGGGTTGCCGGGCCGGGTGGTGGCCAAGCTGGAGAGCTTCAATCCCATGAGCAGCGTCAAGGACCGCATCGGCGCGAACATGCTGCTGGCCGCCGAGGCCGCGGGGCTGATCAAGCCCGGCGACACCCTGGTGGAGCCCACCAGCGGGAACACGGGCATCGCGCTGGCCATGGTGGCGGCGGCCAAGGGCTACCGCCTGGTCCTGACCATGCCCGACAGCATGAGTCTCGAGCGGCGCAAGCTGCTTCGCGCCTTCGGCGCGCGGCTCGTGCTCACGCCCGGCAGCGGCGGCATGAAGGGCGCCATCGCCGAGTCCCAGCGCCTCCTCGAGGCGAACCCCGGCTGGTTCCAGCCGAGCCAGTTCAGCAATCCGGCGAATCCGGAGATCCACCGCCGGACCACGGCCGAGGAGATCTGGCGCGACACGGAAGGCGCCGTGGACGTCCTCGTGGCCGGCGTGGGCACCGGCGGCACGATCACGGGCGTGGCGGAGATCCTCAAGGGACGCCGCCCCGGCTTCCGGGCCGTGGCCGTGGAGCCCGACGAGAGCCCCGTGCTCTCGGGCGGCGCGCCCGGACCGCACCCGATCATGGGCATCGGGGCGGGCTTCGTGCCGGAGGTGCTGCGCACGGACCTGGTGGACGAGATCCTGCGCGTCACCGGCGACCAGGCCCGCGCCCTCGCGCGGCGGCTGGCCCGCGAGGAGGGCATCCTGGCCGGCATCTCCAGCGGTGCGGCCGCCCACGCGGCCCTGGCCGTGGCGGCGCGCCGCGAGAGCAAGGACAAGCTGATCGTGGTGGTGCTCCCGGACACCGGGGAGCGCTACCTCAGCACCACGCTCTTCGCCGACAGCGAGGCCGACGACGCCCTCGCCGGCAGCCTCCCCGCCTGA
- the cysE gene encoding serine O-acetyltransferase: MRLWNTIGEDLRSAKERDPAARNRLELLLLYPTLHAVWTYRVAHGLWRRGLRFPARLLMSLVRNFTGVEIHPGATIGRRFFIDHGVGVVIGETAEIGDDVLLYQGVTLGGTSLNKGKRHPTLGHHVVVGAGAKVLGPITVGDGARVGASSVVIKDVEPQQVVVGIPARPVDRREDAEIRLRHNLIKDPLQESLKSLEERIRFLESRHREDEQERQDIADFQI, translated from the coding sequence ATGAGACTCTGGAACACGATCGGCGAGGACCTCCGCTCCGCCAAGGAGCGCGATCCCGCGGCGCGGAACCGGCTCGAGCTGCTGCTGCTCTACCCCACGCTGCACGCCGTCTGGACCTACCGGGTCGCCCACGGCCTCTGGCGGCGCGGGCTGCGCTTTCCGGCGCGCCTCCTGATGAGCCTCGTGCGCAACTTCACCGGGGTGGAGATCCACCCGGGCGCGACCATCGGGCGGCGCTTCTTCATCGACCACGGCGTGGGCGTGGTGATCGGCGAGACGGCCGAGATCGGCGACGACGTCCTGCTCTACCAGGGCGTCACCCTGGGCGGCACCAGCCTGAACAAGGGCAAGCGCCACCCGACCCTGGGCCACCACGTGGTGGTGGGCGCCGGCGCGAAGGTGCTGGGGCCGATCACCGTGGGCGACGGCGCCCGCGTGGGCGCCAGCAGCGTCGTCATCAAGGACGTGGAGCCGCAGCAGGTGGTGGTGGGTATTCCCGCGCGACCGGTTGACCGGCGAGAGGACGCCGAGATCCGTCTGCGCCACAACCTGATCAAGGACCCGCTGCAGGAGAGCCTGAAGAGCCTCGAGGAGCGCATCCGCTTCCTCGAGAGCCGCCATCGCGAGGACGAGCAGGAGCGGCAGGACATCGCCGATTTCCAGATCTGA